One window of Paenibacillus sp. FSL K6-3182 genomic DNA carries:
- a CDS encoding ADP-heptose synthase, whose product MRRRFVIEAVLVATYGHLLVPSRPIDFVVPYSSIAELYEMRDGVEPVMDDPDDDGHVKTKINELIAFFEDALNRKKIEKAMQVPWRESSPLILNDTIHFTVVHAVDNAHYGEMFDPIETELLLTGLKLQVPLLSDQFEFQDKLIEAEVPVQIYDIEDFEFAVEEGISSSDFDLPNESDRF is encoded by the coding sequence ATGCGGCGACGTTTTGTAATAGAGGCAGTACTGGTGGCAACGTATGGACATCTTCTTGTACCGAGTCGTCCAATTGATTTTGTCGTTCCTTATTCATCCATAGCTGAGCTGTATGAAATGAGAGACGGTGTTGAACCTGTCATGGATGATCCAGATGATGATGGACATGTAAAAACCAAAATAAATGAACTTATTGCTTTTTTTGAGGATGCTCTTAATCGCAAAAAAATTGAAAAGGCCATGCAAGTGCCTTGGCGAGAAAGCTCTCCGCTCATTCTAAATGATACGATTCATTTTACAGTCGTGCATGCTGTCGATAATGCCCATTATGGCGAGATGTTCGATCCGATCGAAACGGAATTGCTGTTAACAGGGTTGAAGCTGCAAGTCCCATTGCTGTCGGATCAGTTTGAGTTTCAAGATAAGCTGATAGAAGCAGAGGTCCCTGTACAAATTTACGATATTGAAGATTTTGAGTTTGCGGTAGAGGAAGGCATCTCCTCAAGTGACTTTGATTTGCCGAATGAGTCGGACAGGTTTTAA